One region of Chryseobacterium muglaense genomic DNA includes:
- a CDS encoding alpha-ketoacid dehydrogenase subunit alpha/beta — protein MENTLHEKVSKDILLKAYNHMMLAKAMADIYEENRNVTKYVHSTSRGHEAIQLATAYQLKKEDWVSPYYRDESILLGIGFEPYQLMLQLLAKADDPFSGGRSYYSHPSSRDEDKPKIIHQSSATGMQTIPTAGVAQGIKYIQDFNLQQFENNPVVVCSLGDNSVTEGEVSEALQFAALHQLPIIFLVQDNEWGISVTKEEARTCDAYDFVAGFEGLGRMRVDGTDFVESFEVMKKAVDFVRAERKPLLVCAKTVLIGHHTSGVRREFYRDEEDLTKHRAKDPGVILRNQLLESGVDEDLLKQITKKARLEAEEAFEKAQKAEDPKPETVMQHIFAPTPITEEVGTREPEGGEKIVMVDAAIHAIQEIMWKHPEALLYGQDVGERIGGVFRETVTLGKKFGSKRVFNTAIQEAYIIGSTTGMSAVGLKPIVEVQFADYIYPGINQLITEISKSSYLSQGKFPVSNIIRVPIGAYGGGGPYHSGSVESILANIKGIKIAYPSNAADFKGLLKAAYYDPNPVVMLEHKGLYWSKVPGTEDAKTIEPAEDYILPFGKGKIVIEADDKEIKKGNTVVVITYGMGVYWAKEAVKNFDGKVEVIDLRTIIPLDEELVFERVKAHGKCIVLTEEQLNNSFAEAFAHRISKNCFKYLDAPVETMGSLDTPAVPINLVLEKEMLPNAEKLSAKIEEMLKY, from the coding sequence ATGGAAAATACACTTCACGAGAAAGTTTCAAAGGATATTTTGCTTAAAGCTTACAATCATATGATGCTTGCAAAAGCAATGGCAGACATTTATGAAGAGAACAGAAATGTTACCAAATATGTACATAGCACATCAAGAGGTCATGAGGCTATTCAGCTGGCAACGGCTTATCAACTAAAAAAAGAAGACTGGGTTTCGCCTTATTACAGAGACGAAAGCATTCTTTTGGGAATTGGTTTTGAACCTTATCAATTGATGTTGCAATTATTGGCAAAAGCTGATGATCCTTTTTCAGGAGGTAGATCTTATTATTCTCATCCTTCGAGCAGAGATGAAGACAAGCCAAAAATCATTCATCAAAGTTCAGCAACAGGAATGCAGACCATTCCTACTGCGGGAGTTGCTCAAGGAATAAAGTATATTCAGGATTTTAATTTACAGCAATTTGAAAACAATCCTGTTGTTGTTTGCAGTCTTGGAGACAATTCTGTAACTGAAGGTGAAGTAAGTGAGGCGTTGCAATTTGCAGCTTTACACCAACTTCCTATTATTTTCTTGGTTCAGGATAATGAGTGGGGAATTTCAGTTACTAAAGAAGAAGCAAGAACTTGCGATGCCTATGATTTCGTAGCTGGTTTTGAAGGTTTAGGCAGAATGCGTGTTGACGGAACTGATTTTGTAGAAAGTTTCGAAGTGATGAAAAAAGCTGTAGATTTTGTAAGAGCAGAAAGAAAACCTTTATTAGTTTGCGCAAAAACGGTTTTAATTGGTCATCATACTTCCGGAGTGAGAAGAGAATTCTATAGGGATGAAGAAGATTTAACCAAGCACAGAGCAAAAGATCCGGGAGTAATCCTGAGAAATCAATTGCTGGAATCTGGTGTTGATGAAGATTTATTAAAACAAATCACTAAAAAAGCTCGTCTTGAAGCTGAAGAAGCATTCGAAAAAGCTCAAAAAGCTGAAGACCCGAAGCCTGAAACAGTGATGCAACATATTTTCGCTCCAACTCCTATTACAGAAGAAGTAGGAACTCGTGAGCCTGAAGGTGGCGAAAAAATAGTAATGGTAGATGCAGCCATTCATGCCATTCAGGAAATCATGTGGAAACATCCGGAAGCATTATTGTACGGGCAGGATGTTGGAGAAAGAATCGGCGGAGTTTTCCGTGAGACAGTAACTTTAGGAAAGAAATTCGGAAGCAAGAGAGTTTTCAATACAGCGATTCAAGAAGCTTATATCATTGGTTCTACAACCGGAATGAGTGCAGTTGGTTTAAAACCGATTGTTGAAGTGCAGTTTGCTGATTATATTTATCCGGGAATCAATCAGTTGATTACGGAAATTTCAAAATCGAGTTATTTAAGTCAGGGTAAATTCCCTGTAAGCAATATCATCCGTGTTCCAATCGGAGCATACGGCGGTGGTGGACCTTACCACAGTGGAAGCGTTGAAAGTATTTTAGCGAATATTAAAGGGATTAAAATCGCTTATCCAAGCAACGCAGCTGATTTCAAAGGTTTATTAAAAGCTGCTTATTACGACCCGAATCCTGTTGTAATGTTAGAACATAAAGGTTTATACTGGAGTAAAGTTCCGGGAACCGAGGATGCAAAAACGATTGAGCCTGCGGAAGACTACATTTTACCTTTTGGAAAAGGAAAAATAGTAATTGAAGCTGACGATAAAGAAATCAAAAAAGGAAACACTGTAGTGGTGATCACTTACGGAATGGGAGTCTACTGGGCAAAAGAAGCCGTAAAAAACTTCGATGGAAAAGTGGAAGTAATTGATTTAAGAACTATCATTCCTTTGGATGAAGAGTTGGTTTTCGAAAGAGTAAAAGCACACGGAAAATGTATCGTTTTAACGGAAGAACAACTCAACAATTCTTTTGCTGAAGCCTTTGCACACCGTATTTCTAAAAACTGTTTCAAATATCTTGATGCTCCTGTAGAAACGATGGGATCGCTTGACACTCCTGCAGTTCCTATCAATTTAGTTTTGGAAAAAGAAATGCTTCCAAATGCTGAAAAGCTAAGTGCAAAAATCGAAGAAATGCTGAAATATTAA
- a CDS encoding bestrophin family protein encodes MITTKYVNYRQVLNLSGFHVILISIWCTLIAVLFHVFHWDWMIIPWVPVALIGTAEAFLVGFKNNQAYDRLWEARKIWGGIVNSSRSFASMVYAFDTNNENLGKFDIEDRKKKIVYRHIAWLYAFREQLLVPAEWEHIKVEQEHFKNIDHKRNRLIKAGFPDYGRTPIFLNKYLSEEEVELQSHYKNFATYLIAQQSKDVNELKNLEAISEFNQKQLQDCLNEFYTLQGQAERIKKFPLPRQFASTAFVFNIIFIALLPLGLVSEFAKLGDWGIWASIPFCITIGWIYIIMELVGDYSENPFEGLMFDIPMLAICRAIEIDLLQMTGETDLPDAITSKNGVLV; translated from the coding sequence ATGATTACAACAAAATACGTCAATTACAGACAGGTTCTCAACTTATCAGGATTTCATGTTATTCTGATTTCTATTTGGTGTACGTTAATTGCCGTTCTTTTTCACGTTTTCCATTGGGATTGGATGATTATTCCTTGGGTTCCCGTTGCACTGATTGGTACCGCTGAGGCTTTTTTGGTCGGTTTTAAAAATAACCAGGCATACGACAGATTGTGGGAAGCCCGAAAAATTTGGGGCGGAATTGTGAACTCAAGTCGTTCGTTTGCCTCAATGGTTTATGCTTTTGATACTAATAATGAAAATCTAGGAAAATTTGATATTGAAGACCGCAAGAAAAAGATTGTTTACCGTCATATTGCGTGGCTGTATGCTTTTCGTGAGCAGCTTTTGGTTCCTGCCGAATGGGAACATATAAAAGTAGAACAAGAACATTTTAAAAACATAGACCACAAACGAAACCGATTAATAAAAGCAGGTTTTCCTGATTACGGAAGAACTCCGATTTTTCTTAATAAATATCTTTCTGAGGAAGAAGTAGAGCTGCAGTCTCATTATAAAAATTTTGCAACCTACCTTATTGCTCAGCAGTCGAAAGATGTGAATGAGCTTAAAAACCTTGAAGCCATTTCTGAATTTAATCAAAAACAGCTTCAAGATTGTCTTAATGAATTTTACACTTTGCAGGGACAGGCCGAGAGAATTAAAAAATTCCCTTTACCAAGGCAGTTTGCGAGTACAGCTTTCGTTTTTAATATCATTTTTATTGCCTTACTTCCTTTAGGTTTGGTGAGTGAATTTGCTAAATTAGGCGATTGGGGAATTTGGGCATCTATTCCTTTTTGTATTACAATTGGCTGGATTTACATCATTATGGAATTGGTGGGTGATTATTCTGAAAACCCATTCGAAGGATTGATGTTTGATATTCCGATGCTTGCAATTTGTAGAGCTATAGAAATCGACCTTCTTCAAATGACAGGCGAAACAGATTTACCAGATGCTATTACTTCTAAAAATGGGGTTTTAGTTTAG
- a CDS encoding Lrp/AsnC family transcriptional regulator: MTFDETDKKLLQYLQEDCKQTTKELSYKLGLSVTAVYERIRKLENSGVISKYVALVDKTKIDRKFLILCHVKLTQHKKEYVMQFEKEVMNLQEVTECFHVSGDYDYILKISLKDMDDYRNFMLTKLTTLQHIASTHSSFTISEVKNTTKIIL, encoded by the coding sequence ATGACTTTTGATGAAACCGATAAAAAACTGTTGCAATATTTGCAGGAAGACTGTAAACAAACTACCAAAGAGCTATCTTACAAGCTTGGTCTTTCGGTAACTGCGGTTTATGAGCGCATCAGAAAGCTTGAAAATTCAGGTGTAATTTCCAAATATGTTGCCTTGGTAGACAAAACAAAAATTGACAGGAAGTTTTTGATTTTATGCCATGTAAAATTAACGCAGCACAAAAAAGAATATGTGATGCAGTTTGAAAAAGAAGTGATGAATCTACAGGAGGTCACCGAATGTTTTCATGTAAGTGGCGACTACGATTATATTTTGAAAATAAGTTTGAAAGATATGGATGATTACAGGAATTTTATGCTGACCAAACTCACAACTTTGCAGCATATTGCAAGTACACACAGCTCTTTTACGATTTCTGAAGTAAAAAATACCACCAAAATTATTCTGTAA
- a CDS encoding aminotransferase class I/II-fold pyridoxal phosphate-dependent enzyme, with the protein MNHFNAANEIQDLQYFGEFGGVNPSISDSSTYTFLSAKTMFDTFEGNAEGCYLYSRHSSPMNLYLSEALAKMENTEAANVTASGMGAITSVLMQVCKSGDHIISSRTIYGGTYAFMKNFLPPFQIETSFVDINNFESIENAINENTKIIYCESVSNPLLEVADLRKLSEICKRHNLKLIVDNTFSPLTISPTLLGADIVIHSLTKFINGSSDTVGGVYCGSQEFINDTKNVNNGACMLLGPTMDSFRSASILKNLRTLHIRMKQHSHNALFLAERFEEDGLKVSYPGLKSHKNHDLMKSMMHEEFGFGGLLTLDAGTTDKANELMEMMQQENLGYLAVSLGFYKTLFSCSGSSTSSEIPEEEREAMGISDGLIRFSIGLDHDIERTYEKMKECMLKTGVLNHEITSSIF; encoded by the coding sequence ATGAACCATTTCAATGCGGCAAATGAGATACAGGATCTTCAGTATTTTGGTGAATTTGGAGGCGTAAATCCTTCCATTTCTGACAGCTCAACCTATACTTTTCTTTCAGCGAAAACAATGTTTGATACTTTTGAAGGTAATGCAGAAGGGTGTTATCTGTATTCAAGACATTCATCACCGATGAACCTTTATCTTTCTGAAGCTTTAGCAAAAATGGAAAACACCGAAGCTGCTAATGTAACTGCTTCAGGAATGGGTGCAATCACTTCTGTTCTGATGCAGGTTTGTAAATCGGGTGACCATATTATTTCAAGCAGAACAATTTACGGCGGAACGTACGCTTTTATGAAAAATTTTCTGCCGCCTTTCCAGATCGAAACTTCATTTGTAGATATCAATAATTTTGAATCTATCGAAAATGCTATAAACGAAAACACAAAGATTATATATTGCGAAAGTGTAAGCAACCCTCTTCTGGAAGTTGCTGACCTAAGAAAACTTTCAGAGATCTGCAAAAGACACAATTTAAAACTTATTGTAGACAATACTTTTTCTCCACTTACCATCTCTCCTACTCTTTTGGGAGCAGATATTGTGATTCACAGCTTAACCAAATTTATCAACGGAAGCAGTGATACAGTGGGCGGAGTGTATTGTGGAAGCCAGGAGTTTATTAATGATACCAAAAACGTAAACAACGGAGCATGTATGCTTTTGGGCCCTACAATGGATAGTTTCAGGTCTGCAAGTATTCTAAAAAATTTAAGAACCCTTCACATCAGAATGAAGCAGCACAGTCATAACGCTTTATTTTTAGCCGAAAGATTTGAGGAAGACGGTTTAAAAGTTTCATATCCGGGTTTGAAATCTCATAAAAATCATGATTTAATGAAAAGCATGATGCATGAGGAATTCGGATTTGGCGGATTATTGACTTTAGATGCAGGAACAACCGATAAAGCCAACGAACTGATGGAAATGATGCAGCAGGAAAACCTGGGTTATTTAGCGGTAAGTTTAGGCTTCTATAAAACATTATTCTCATGCTCAGGAAGCTCAACCTCATCGGAAATTCCTGAAGAGGAACGTGAGGCAATGGGAATTTCTGACGGATTAATAAGATTCTCAATCGGTCTCGACCACGATATCGAGCGTACCTATGAAAAGATGAAAGAATGCATGCTCAAAACAGGCGTTCTAAACCATGAAATCACTTCATCCATATTTTAA
- a CDS encoding glycosyltransferase: MKPTISIVVAIFNRKDELFELLNSLNSQTDKDFEVIIVDDGSLIDLKPTIHQFEEILNIKYFKKTNSGPGLSRNYGAKRASNDWLVFVDSDVIVEKDYIQNIKNDILTIPCDAFGGADKAHKGFNLMQKAISYSMTSVFTTGGIRGNKKAVSKFQPRSFNMGVKKEVFEKVGGFSEMRIGEDPDLSMTLWENGFTTAFFDTIAVYHKRRVDFGKFSKQVYQFGCARPILNQRHPNYVKISFAFPTLFFLGYVLGFIEYFILQKGFILSLFGLYTFMVLIHATIVTKNIAIGAMAVISTYIQMFSYGYGFLKSWILLNVLKMKPEDAFPKHFHKI, translated from the coding sequence TTGAAACCTACTATTTCCATCGTTGTTGCTATTTTTAACCGAAAAGATGAACTTTTCGAATTGCTCAATTCACTCAATTCTCAGACTGATAAAGACTTTGAGGTGATTATTGTTGATGATGGTTCTTTGATTGATTTAAAACCAACAATCCATCAATTTGAAGAAATTTTAAATATAAAATATTTCAAAAAAACTAATTCAGGACCAGGTTTGTCGAGAAACTACGGTGCAAAAAGAGCGTCAAATGACTGGTTGGTTTTTGTAGACAGTGATGTGATTGTAGAGAAAGATTATATTCAAAATATTAAAAACGATATTCTTACCATTCCTTGTGATGCTTTTGGTGGAGCCGATAAAGCGCATAAAGGTTTTAATCTGATGCAAAAAGCGATTTCTTATTCTATGACTTCTGTTTTTACAACAGGCGGAATCAGAGGAAATAAAAAAGCTGTTTCAAAGTTTCAACCCAGAAGTTTTAATATGGGAGTGAAAAAAGAAGTTTTCGAAAAAGTTGGTGGTTTTTCAGAAATGAGAATAGGTGAAGACCCAGATTTGTCGATGACACTTTGGGAAAATGGCTTTACAACTGCTTTTTTTGATACGATTGCAGTGTATCACAAACGAAGAGTAGATTTTGGAAAGTTTTCAAAACAAGTTTATCAATTCGGTTGCGCAAGACCAATCCTTAATCAGAGACATCCGAATTACGTGAAAATTTCTTTTGCTTTTCCGACGTTGTTTTTTCTTGGTTACGTTTTAGGATTCATTGAATATTTTATTTTACAAAAAGGCTTTATTCTGTCTCTTTTCGGATTGTACACTTTCATGGTTTTAATTCATGCTACAATCGTTACTAAAAATATTGCAATTGGCGCAATGGCGGTGATTTCAACATACATTCAAATGTTTTCTTACGGATATGGTTTCTTGAAATCCTGGATTTTATTAAATGTTTTAAAAATGAAACCTGAGGATGCGTTCCCGAAACATTTTCATAAGATTTAA
- a CDS encoding LysR family transcriptional regulator, with amino-acid sequence MSDFRLKVLLEVKKHLNFSKASEALFITQPAVSKHIKTLEDELGVQLFERTKQGVKLTLEGEKYSLFAEEILNLYEEGKFVMNQVNNTYEGTLKIGASTTLAQYILPKTLAKFASQHKGIEIILFNNNTEEIENLLIQKKIDVGFIEGVSGKPQLKYAEIGKDELVCTVSTNHPLAEKNSCTIEDILQFPWVFREQGSGSLDILNIYLKQSGVSKKDIHTEAYLGSTESIKSYLKVSDCIGFVSVYSITDEIIAGKLKILDIDNLEMLRSFYSVELHGSLKNIPRLFLNFLNNNIK; translated from the coding sequence ATGTCAGATTTCCGACTAAAAGTTTTACTGGAAGTAAAAAAACATCTGAATTTCTCTAAAGCTTCTGAAGCATTATTCATCACTCAACCTGCGGTAAGCAAACATATCAAGACTTTGGAGGACGAATTAGGCGTTCAGCTTTTTGAACGAACCAAACAAGGTGTAAAATTAACGTTGGAAGGAGAAAAATATTCGCTTTTTGCTGAAGAAATCCTGAATCTTTACGAAGAAGGAAAATTCGTCATGAATCAGGTCAACAATACGTATGAAGGGACACTTAAAATTGGTGCAAGTACCACTCTTGCACAATACATTCTTCCGAAAACCTTAGCAAAATTTGCCTCGCAACATAAAGGAATTGAAATTATTTTATTTAATAATAATACTGAAGAAATTGAGAATTTACTCATTCAGAAAAAAATTGATGTCGGATTTATTGAAGGAGTTTCCGGAAAACCGCAACTGAAATATGCAGAAATAGGAAAAGACGAATTGGTTTGTACCGTGAGCACCAATCATCCTTTAGCAGAAAAAAACAGCTGTACAATTGAAGACATTTTACAGTTTCCATGGGTTTTCCGCGAACAAGGTTCAGGAAGTCTCGATATTTTGAATATTTATTTAAAACAAAGTGGGGTCAGTAAAAAAGACATCCACACAGAAGCTTATCTTGGAAGTACCGAAAGCATAAAATCGTATTTAAAAGTATCAGATTGCATTGGTTTTGTTTCCGTTTATTCTATAACTGACGAAATTATCGCCGGAAAACTGAAAATTTTAGATATTGATAATCTGGAAATGTTGCGCTCTTTCTATTCTGTAGAACTTCATGGTTCTCTGAAAAATATTCCAAGGTTATTTTTAAACTTTTTAAACAATAACATAAAGTAA
- a CDS encoding YeiH family protein, producing the protein MIKNASPSLRKFIFLFAAFICLLPFMDAPLALVLGFLVSLLIQHPFKEYQGKITSFLLQFSVVGLGFGMNIHEALKAGKEGFVFTVASIFFTLTAGLLIGKFLKIRKNTSTLISAGTAICGGSAIAAIAPVIKADENETSVSLATIFALNSIALFLFPVLGQLLSMDQHQFGLWCAVAIHDTSSVVGASSKFGNEALKIATTVKLERALWIIPISLLFAFINKKNGTGKIKIPYFIFLFVLAIVASSYIPAVEAISGNIIFLAKKGLTLTLFLIGSNMSITALKAVGIKPLIQGVLLWVFISLGSLLVILWM; encoded by the coding sequence ATGATAAAAAATGCTTCGCCTTCGCTCAGAAAATTTATTTTTCTTTTCGCTGCATTTATTTGCCTTCTTCCTTTTATGGATGCTCCTTTAGCTTTGGTATTAGGATTTTTGGTTTCGTTATTAATTCAACATCCATTCAAAGAATATCAAGGAAAAATTACGAGTTTCTTGTTGCAGTTTTCAGTAGTCGGTTTAGGATTTGGAATGAATATTCACGAAGCACTAAAAGCGGGAAAAGAAGGTTTTGTATTTACAGTAGCATCGATATTTTTCACATTAACTGCAGGACTTCTTATCGGAAAGTTTTTGAAAATACGGAAAAACACATCTACTCTTATTTCCGCTGGTACAGCCATCTGTGGTGGAAGTGCGATTGCTGCTATTGCACCGGTTATAAAAGCTGATGAAAACGAAACTTCGGTTTCTTTGGCAACTATTTTTGCGCTTAATTCTATTGCGTTATTTCTGTTTCCTGTTTTGGGGCAGCTTTTAAGTATGGATCAGCATCAATTCGGACTTTGGTGTGCTGTGGCAATCCATGATACGAGCTCGGTTGTAGGAGCATCGTCAAAATTCGGGAATGAAGCTCTGAAAATTGCAACTACGGTAAAACTAGAACGTGCACTTTGGATTATTCCTATAAGTTTACTTTTTGCCTTTATCAATAAAAAGAACGGAACCGGTAAAATAAAAATCCCTTATTTTATTTTTCTGTTTGTACTGGCAATTGTAGCAAGCTCTTACATCCCAGCCGTAGAAGCTATTTCCGGAAACATCATTTTTCTTGCTAAAAAAGGTTTAACCCTTACTTTATTTCTGATTGGTTCTAATATGAGCATCACAGCACTGAAAGCTGTCGGAATTAAACCATTAATTCAAGGAGTTTTGCTTTGGGTATTTATTTCTTTAGGAAGCTTGCTGGTTATTTTGTGGATGTAA
- a CDS encoding branched-chain amino acid ABC transporter substrate-binding protein, translating into MPFNIFDGLDALVDLLTLDFSKNSSSKSADTKKSSKKSKYTTELWSGSFLAIASILYFIVFKDPLPEENHLQTVLICILIGFLISFVLFFSLYQLGLFYFKSLFKLLLFSFSSVLFIISVVFIVYFKSEIF; encoded by the coding sequence ATGCCTTTTAATATTTTTGATGGTTTGGATGCGCTTGTAGATCTATTGACTTTGGATTTTTCTAAAAATTCATCTTCAAAATCTGCAGACACCAAAAAGTCTTCAAAAAAATCAAAATACACAACAGAATTATGGAGTGGAAGCTTTCTTGCGATAGCTTCCATTCTTTATTTTATTGTTTTCAAAGATCCTTTACCGGAAGAGAATCATTTACAAACCGTATTGATTTGTATTCTCATCGGTTTCCTTATTTCATTTGTCTTGTTTTTCTCGCTTTATCAGCTCGGACTTTTTTATTTTAAGAGTCTTTTTAAACTTTTACTGTTCAGCTTTTCTTCTGTTTTATTTATTATTTCAGTGGTTTTTATTGTTTATTTTAAATCAGAAATATTTTAG
- a CDS encoding THUMP domain-containing class I SAM-dependent RNA methyltransferase yields MDTENLKIQIKTFFGLEPILAEEVKKLGGRNVELKNRAVNCEGDLGFLYKINYSARTALKILVPIDEFKAYNETKFYEKLFKFEWDDFMSVDQTFAIDSTVNSERFSHSQFMTFKMKDAIVDFFQNRYGKRPSIETRSPDIKFHLHIDRELVTISLDSSGDALFKRGYRREQGEAPINEVLASGMLQLAGWDGKGNFLDPMCGSGTLLIEAAMIAMDLPAQIFRKRFGFQNWKNYDETLFNKIKEFRIERVKEFHGKIVGYDIDGRMLDAADANIASAEMEDVIEVRRQDFFESKKDLFPLLMVFNPPYDERISINDDDFYKKIGDTFKTNYPNTLAWLISSDLDAPKKIGLRPSRKIKLFNGKLETRFLQYEMYEGTKKLHKLENKED; encoded by the coding sequence ATGGATACAGAAAATCTAAAAATTCAGATAAAAACATTCTTCGGATTAGAACCTATTCTTGCTGAGGAAGTTAAAAAACTAGGTGGAAGAAATGTAGAACTTAAAAACCGTGCAGTAAACTGCGAAGGAGATTTAGGATTTCTTTACAAAATCAATTACTCTGCAAGAACGGCATTGAAAATTTTGGTGCCGATTGATGAGTTTAAAGCTTACAACGAGACAAAATTCTACGAAAAGCTTTTTAAATTTGAGTGGGATGATTTTATGAGTGTCGATCAGACTTTTGCTATTGATTCTACGGTAAATTCTGAAAGATTCAGTCATTCACAGTTTATGACCTTCAAGATGAAAGATGCTATTGTAGATTTCTTTCAAAACAGATACGGCAAAAGACCGAGCATTGAGACCAGATCTCCTGATATTAAGTTTCACCTCCATATCGACAGAGAATTGGTGACTATTTCATTAGATTCTTCTGGTGATGCTTTGTTTAAAAGAGGATATAGAAGAGAGCAAGGTGAAGCACCTATTAATGAAGTTTTGGCAAGCGGAATGCTTCAGTTGGCAGGTTGGGACGGAAAAGGAAACTTCCTGGATCCGATGTGTGGTTCTGGAACGCTTTTAATTGAAGCAGCGATGATTGCGATGGATCTTCCGGCACAAATCTTCAGAAAAAGATTTGGTTTCCAAAACTGGAAAAACTATGATGAAACTTTATTTAATAAAATTAAAGAATTCAGAATAGAAAGAGTGAAAGAATTTCATGGGAAAATTGTAGGATACGATATCGACGGAAGAATGCTGGATGCAGCTGATGCCAACATCGCATCTGCAGAAATGGAAGATGTAATCGAGGTAAGAAGACAAGATTTCTTTGAATCTAAAAAAGATTTATTTCCTTTGTTGATGGTGTTTAATCCACCTTACGATGAAAGGATTTCTATAAATGATGACGATTTTTACAAGAAAATAGGAGATACTTTCAAAACAAATTATCCTAATACTTTGGCTTGGTTAATTTCTTCAGACCTAGACGCACCAAAGAAAATAGGACTTCGACCTTCAAGAAAAATAAAACTTTTCAACGGTAAATTAGAAACTCGATTTTTGCAGTATGAAATGTATGAAGGAACGAAAAAACTACATAAATTAGAAAACAAAGAAGACTAA
- a CDS encoding class I SAM-dependent methyltransferase, whose product MEWFESWFDTPYYHLLYSNRDYTEAENFITKLTSELELPQSAKIIDLACGKGRHSVFLNKLGYDVLGLDLSRQSIEHNKQFENQTLIFDVHDMRNPIDYDPVDAVFNLFTSFGYFDNEEDDKNVFKSVCNALKKDGYFVLDYLNEEFVRNTLVPETTITRGEIDFKISKKIEDRHIIKIIRFEADGKPHHFFEKVKLHTLETIKNYAEESGFERVKIWGNYQLNDFDKDISPRCINLFKKK is encoded by the coding sequence ATGGAATGGTTTGAATCGTGGTTTGATACCCCTTATTATCACTTATTATACAGCAACAGAGATTATACAGAAGCTGAAAACTTTATTACTAAACTTACTTCAGAATTAGAGCTTCCTCAATCGGCAAAAATCATTGATCTCGCTTGTGGAAAGGGAAGACACTCGGTTTTTCTTAATAAATTGGGTTATGATGTTTTAGGTTTAGATCTTTCGAGACAAAGCATTGAACATAATAAACAGTTTGAAAACCAAACGTTGATTTTTGATGTTCACGATATGCGAAACCCTATTGATTACGATCCTGTAGATGCAGTTTTTAATCTTTTTACAAGTTTCGGATATTTTGATAATGAAGAAGATGATAAAAATGTTTTCAAATCGGTTTGCAATGCTTTGAAAAAAGACGGTTATTTTGTTTTGGATTATCTGAATGAAGAGTTTGTAAGAAACACTTTAGTTCCGGAGACAACAATTACCAGAGGAGAAATTGATTTTAAAATTTCTAAAAAAATAGAAGACAGACATATTATTAAAATCATAAGGTTTGAGGCAGACGGAAAACCTCATCATTTCTTTGAGAAAGTAAAACTTCACACTTTAGAAACTATTAAAAACTATGCTGAAGAAAGCGGTTTTGAACGCGTAAAAATTTGGGGAAATTATCAATTGAATGATTTTGATAAAGATATTTCGCCACGTTGTATCAATTTATTTAAGAAAAAATAA
- a CDS encoding ZIP family metal transporter: MIYILLILSVVAGVLLGKFFGQKEKFSKNLLILSAGFLITICLNEVFPQVYASDIGNLGIFVIAGVLLQMILEALTKGFEHGHFHHHGESNILPMALMVGLFIHAFIEGIPLANETNPFSPYLLGILFHNLPISFILGAFLFNRTGSKVSYPSLLIVALFALASPFGMLLGNYFNPDWQPYFLAIVGGIFLHISSVIIFESNKNHNIDWSKIGLVILGVSLALMMHLFHDHSHVGHHH, from the coding sequence ATGATTTACATTCTCCTTATTTTAAGTGTCGTTGCCGGAGTTTTGCTTGGTAAATTTTTTGGTCAGAAAGAAAAATTTTCCAAAAATTTATTGATTTTAAGTGCCGGGTTTTTAATTACCATTTGTTTAAATGAAGTTTTCCCACAGGTTTATGCTTCAGACATTGGTAATCTTGGAATTTTCGTCATTGCCGGAGTTTTATTGCAAATGATTCTTGAAGCTTTAACAAAAGGTTTCGAGCATGGGCATTTTCACCATCATGGAGAAAGCAACATTCTTCCGATGGCATTGATGGTTGGGTTATTTATTCATGCATTTATTGAAGGAATTCCTTTGGCGAATGAAACGAATCCTTTTTCACCATATCTGTTGGGAATTTTGTTTCACAATTTGCCTATTTCATTTATTTTAGGGGCATTTTTATTTAACAGAACGGGTTCTAAAGTATCTTATCCATCGCTATTAATTGTTGCTTTATTTGCTTTGGCATCACCATTTGGAATGCTTTTAGGAAATTATTTCAATCCAGATTGGCAACCTTACTTTTTGGCAATCGTAGGTGGAATTTTCCTACATATTTCTTCTGTTATTATTTTTGAAAGCAATAAAAATCACAACATAGACTGGTCTAAGATAGGTTTGGTTATTTTGGGAGTTTCATTGGCTTTAATGATGCATTTATTCCATGATCATTCTCATGTAGGACATCACCATTAA